In Aerococcaceae bacterium zg-252, the genomic window GCAATGCCGTCAATTCGACGGTCAACCGGAATGTTTGTTTCCAATTCTGATACACTTGGCCAAAAACTATGTTCTGTTTCACTTAGATGTTGTTGGCGATATTCTAAAAGACCAGGTGAAGATGCAATAATTTGTGAATGTGGGCCACTCCAGTAGTTCATTCCCTCTTGACGTGCTTTATCCTGTCTCATCCAAAGTAAAATTGATACTGAAAATTTCTTGTTATATTTTTTTGTCATAAATTTCTCCTTTAATTAAGTTGTACCTGTATCTGATACAAGGATATCAAAGCATCTTTCCTTTTGCAAGTATTTTTTTCAAAAAAATAGAGCTTACCCCCAATATAGCTGAAATCACTTATTTAATAGCATTTATCAATTATATTGGTTGCAAGTCTTAACTTAATTATTGCCTACTTTACATTAGGATTTTGCTGAACTAACTTTTGATAACCTTCAATACCTAACACTTCACGAGATTCTGCATGAGCAGCACCCTTAACGATTAAGACCTTATCATCACTTCCATTAGCTTGGGATAATTTTTCACTATTATCCGGTGTAATAAATACATCATCTGCACCATGAATAAACGTGACTGGAATCGAATGATTGTGTCCAACTGCGTCAATCGCACTCGTTAATTTCATGTCAACACCGTAAATATATTTCGTCACCAAATTGACACCTGACATTAGAAAACGCACATGATTCGCATCATAACCAGCGTCAATCAAATCATACAGATTAGTAAAACCACAATCCGCCACAATAAAACGAATATTAGGATTATAGTTCAAGGCATTAAGCGAAATGGAACTGCCCATTGACTCACCTTGCAATCCTAAATAAATATCCGAACCATAACGTTGATAAGTATCATCAATCAATTTCATCAAGTCCTGTGACTCTATCTGCCCTAATGTGACAGTAACCGGAGTATTCTTCCCATGCCCACGAACATCATAAATAATACAATTGTATCCTAAGGCTCGATAAACAGGCACATATTTAACTGCACCATTACGATTGGAACGAAAACCATGCGTAATAATAACATATTTATTGCTAGCTGGATTTTCTGCCTTAACCAATGCTGCGTGCAATTGATAATCGTCTACACCTTGCACACTGTATTCTTCCACATCATATTGGTCAAAATCATTCCACATACCATGCTCTTTTTCCCACTGTTCTTCTTGCTCCAATGTCATTGGAATTGGTTTAACAATACTTCTCGCAAGATAGACCGACACACCACTATAAGCTAGCACCAACAAGAATAATAAGACTAGGAATAATAGTTTTAACCACTTCATTAATTTGTTCCTTTATTTTTCATATAATCATAAAGAAGACTAAGTGTTGCTAAAAGTGGCATACTGCCTTGTTTGAAGAAAATACTAATGTCGCTTGTAAAACCACCATAAAGTGCGACAACTAAAATATAAACTAATGTCACTAGCAATAACTCAAACTTGTTTTTACTAATAATAAGGGTATAAATCAATATTACAG contains:
- a CDS encoding alpha/beta hydrolase, producing the protein MKWLKLLFLVLLFLLVLAYSGVSVYLARSIVKPIPMTLEQEEQWEKEHGMWNDFDQYDVEEYSVQGVDDYQLHAALVKAENPASNKYVIITHGFRSNRNGAVKYVPVYRALGYNCIIYDVRGHGKNTPVTVTLGQIESQDLMKLIDDTYQRYGSDIYLGLQGESMGSSISLNALNYNPNIRFIVADCGFTNLYDLIDAGYDANHVRFLMSGVNLVTKYIYGVDMKLTSAIDAVGHNHSIPVTFIHGADDVFITPDNSEKLSQANGSDDKVLIVKGAAHAESREVLGIEGYQKLVQQNPNVK
- a CDS encoding DUF1304 family protein; amino-acid sequence: MNVGIRTKVLSGLVALEFLYIFYLETIITVSEKTSQVFAIPVEVLKTDTVSLLFQNQGVYNLMIAVILIYTLIISKNKFELLLVTLVYILVVALYGGFTSDISIFFKQGSMPLLATLSLLYDYMKNKGTN